Proteins encoded by one window of Megachile rotundata isolate GNS110a chromosome 10, iyMegRotu1, whole genome shotgun sequence:
- the LOC100877904 gene encoding uncharacterized protein LOC100877904, with protein MLSINMRIFKAVLLLFVFCSNRVQCLPIANETSIVEPSTTTQFPYDSTIDHYDQRQNGTENYRIHVDGVVLVVAPVETLLLAGAAADNKPNLPIDSSKPTSSKPEVDPKPSPAPKSAHRAGLRFANLLIPLLRRIRHE; from the exons ATGCTATCGATCAACATGCGAATTTTCAAAGCGGTGCTGTTACTCTTCGTGTTCTGCTCAAATAGAGTCCAGTGTTTACCGATCGCGAACGAGACATCGATCGTGGAACCATCGACCACGACGCAGTTTCCCTACGATTCTACGATCGATCATTATGATCAACGTCAAAACGGGACCGAGAATTATCGCATCCACGTGGACGGCGTGGTACTCGTCGTCGCTCCTGTCGAGACGCTTCTTCTAGCAGGTGCAGCTGCCGACAATAAACCTAACTTACCGATTGATTCGTCGAAGCCAACTTCGAGTAAACCGGAAGTTGATCCTAAACCGTCGCCTGCCCCCAAGTCAGCACACAG GGCTGGTCTGCGCTTCGCAAATTTGCTAATTCCACTGCTGCGACGTATTCGCCACGAGTAA
- the LOC100881220 gene encoding uncharacterized protein LOC100881220: protein MMYTHYGLFFLTYYIVTGLSLPATYDQRQTGDLNVQVHLKDIQVLALLDSEVLDDYTEYDYFYDYADFTLKPTVKPTTSTTESASPSSGTTDASETPDSSSQNSTVLSSTDSLTNLTNDATNLTSTDAEKTNATTATLSTENTEDLISINDTSKATVKNNARNISDEDDEDLAKRIEGGSTRNPLTRLSRKRCRTGYSKDGKGRCRRQSQRRLSLIPLAIKLAPKLLDDLARTTKNLAQEEVDRMHSYSLDLYTSRDPKLPRKRTNLCHSRGSDFVQLGRFERTLPEGFGKMLLHAACLLFLPDILLRSFVSHVSAAPATYDQRQSGDFNVDAKFENFLIIVATSGTSSLFNNLATQALELNDLISRSKQSQEKSSETMIYETEDANSGKEPYHVEIVHIDKGDDKSEKDVPKEKIKTENSERTDLVADDEKGAKRARSLFKSDKYEHTDRSMKENKKPIERRNSHVKNLEQSDDLPVKEETLKAARPGISLKKQLSKSEEESAPLVSEERNELGHNYQELILLGDGIENCGPGRYRDKLGICQKDKSFQEN from the exons ATGATGTATACACATTACGGCCTCTTCTTCTTGACTTATTACATTGTGACTGGTCTGTCTCTACCGGCGACCTATGATCAACGACAGACTGGTGATCTAAACGTGCAGGTCCATTTGAAGGATATACAAGTGTTGGCATTGCTGGACTCGGAAGTACTTGACGATTATACG GAATATGATTATTTTTACGATTACGCCGATTTCACGTTGAAACCGACCGTTAAACCCACCACGAGTACCACCGAATCAGCTTCACCGTCCTCGGGAACCACCGATGCCTCTGAAACACCTGATTCATCCTCTCAAAATTCCACGGTTCTCTCATCCACCGACTCATTAACTAATCTGACAAATGATGCTACAAATCTCACGTCAACGGATGCTGAAAAAACAAACGCAACTACAGCGACTTTATCGACTGAAAACACGGAAGATTTAATTAGCATAAATGATACGTCGAAAGCAACGGTTAAGAACAACGCTAGGAACATATCTGATGAGGATGATGAAGATTTAGCGAAGCGGATCGAAGGAGGTTCCACGAGAAATCCACTGACAAGATTGTCCCGTAAACGATGTAGAACTGGATATTCAAAAGATGGGAAAGGTCGTTGTCGTCGCCAGAGTCAAAGAAGATTATCATTAATACC GCTCGCAATAAAGTTGGCGCCCAAACTATTGGACGACCTAGCGCGTACCACGAAGAATCTGGCGCAGGAGGAAGTTGATCGGATGCACTCG TACTCCCTCGATCTATATACGAGTCGCGATCCAAAGCTGCCAAGAAAGCGAACGAATCTCTGCCACAGTCGAGGATCGGACTTCGTTCAGCTCGGCCGATTCGAGCGGACGCTTCCAGAGGGCTTTGGCAAGATGCTACTTCACGCCGCGTGCCTCCTCTTCTTACCAG ATATTCTGTTAAGATCATTCGTTTCACACGTTAGTGCTGCACCAGCGACCTATGATCAACGTCAAAGCGGTGACTTCAATGTGGACGCAAAGTTCGAGAACTTCCTGATCATCGTCGCCACTTCCGGTACTAGCTCTCTGTTCAACAACCTGGCAACGCAAGCGCTAGAGCTTAATGACTTGATATCGCGCAGCAAGCAGAGTCAAGAGAAGTCGTCCGAGACGATGATCTACGAAACGGAAGATGCAAATAGCGGAAAAGAACCTTACCACGTTGAAATTGTTCATATAGATAAAGGGGATGATAAGTCCGAGAAAGACGTACCCAAAGAGAAAATTAAGACAGAGAATTCTGAGAGAACAGACTTAGTTGCCGATGATGAGAAAGGGGCGAAAAGAGCGCGAAGTCTTTTTAAAAGTGACAAGTACGAGCATACCGATCGTTCTATGAAAGAAAACAAGAAACCTATTGAAAGAAGAAACTCGCACGTGAAAAATCTTGAGCAATCCGATGATTTGCCGGTTAAGGAAGAGACGTTGAAAGCGGCGAGACCAGGAATATCTTTGAAGAAGCAGTTATCCAAGAGTGAAGAGGAAAGCGCGCCACTGGTATCCGAAGAGAGAAATGAACTGGGTCACAATTACCAAGAATTGATACTTTTGGGAGATGGCATCGAGAATTGCGGACCTGGAAGATACAGGGATAAATTAGGTATTTGTCAGAAAGACAAGAGTTTTCAGGAAAATTAG